In Sporomusaceae bacterium FL31, the following are encoded in one genomic region:
- a CDS encoding D-alanine aminotransferase: MRSLGFVDGKIIDLAENAVPLEDRGHQFGDGIYEVTKVYNGKCFALNRHIERAYRSLRELKIPAVYTYEEFEELHNLLINESDIQEGAIYLQITRGVAPRAHGFPDNVVPRLTMSIRPTVSNANLLESGVKGLLIPDERWLRCDIKSLNLLGNILGKQKAKEAGCFEAIQIRDGIVTEGTSSNFFIVKDEILWTHPASNLILKGVTRSIIIDELAPALNLTVLEKTFSPEFIQKADEAFISGTTSEIMPIIAFGSVPVGNGKVGSITRKLQQAYQSLVAQECGQ, encoded by the coding sequence ATGCGTTCTCTTGGATTTGTTGATGGAAAGATCATCGATTTAGCTGAAAATGCAGTACCGCTTGAAGACCGAGGCCATCAATTCGGCGATGGAATCTATGAAGTAACAAAGGTCTACAATGGTAAGTGTTTTGCTTTAAACAGGCATATAGAAAGAGCTTATCGTTCCTTACGCGAACTAAAGATCCCTGCAGTTTACACTTATGAAGAGTTTGAAGAACTGCACAATTTACTCATTAATGAAAGTGATATTCAAGAAGGTGCCATTTATCTACAAATTACTCGCGGCGTTGCTCCACGAGCACACGGTTTTCCTGATAATGTCGTTCCCCGCCTAACCATGTCGATTAGGCCAACTGTTTCAAATGCGAACTTGTTGGAATCAGGGGTGAAGGGACTGTTGATCCCAGATGAAAGGTGGTTGCGTTGTGACATAAAGTCTCTGAATTTGCTTGGTAACATTCTTGGAAAGCAGAAAGCTAAAGAAGCCGGCTGCTTTGAGGCCATTCAAATCCGTGACGGCATTGTTACAGAAGGAACGAGCAGTAACTTTTTTATTGTCAAAGACGAAATTCTTTGGACTCATCCTGCCTCCAATCTGATTCTTAAAGGTGTTACCCGTTCGATTATTATTGATGAGCTTGCTCCTGCATTGAATTTAACAGTGTTAGAAAAAACCTTTAGTCCAGAATTTATTCAAAAGGCAGATGAAGCCTTTATATCAGGCACTACGTCAGAAATCATGCCAATAATCGCTTTTGGAAGTGTTCCTGTAGGCAATGGTAAAGTTGGCTCGATCACCAGAAAGTTACAGCAAGCTTACCAGTCACTTGTTGCGCAAGAATGCGGCCAGTAG
- the hrb gene encoding high molecular weight rubredoxin, with protein MKVWRCMVCGYEHEGEAPPETCPICGVGPEEFMIKNNGVNRQSTAIKRWKCTVCDYIHTGDEPPESCPLCGVGKELFVLLEEKYSELDLQVIADTDLNTLRAALNKISYGLYIITSIKENKHNGMCANTVFQLTDNPPRIAVCVNKNNLTHDYIEYSGVIAISILGREHMPAIKHFGHRSGRKSDKFAEVDYLPAANGCPILRDCIAYLEAQIIPEKTTDVGTHTLFVADVTSGRTVQNEEELTYAYYRQNR; from the coding sequence ATGAAGGTATGGCGATGTATGGTCTGTGGTTATGAACATGAAGGTGAGGCACCGCCAGAGACGTGCCCAATTTGCGGTGTAGGGCCGGAAGAGTTCATGATAAAGAACAATGGTGTAAATAGACAATCAACTGCAATTAAGCGCTGGAAATGCACTGTTTGCGATTATATTCATACAGGTGATGAACCGCCGGAAAGTTGCCCGTTATGCGGCGTAGGGAAAGAACTTTTTGTATTATTGGAAGAAAAATATTCAGAGTTGGATTTGCAGGTCATTGCGGATACGGATTTGAACACTCTGCGAGCCGCTTTAAATAAGATCAGTTACGGTTTGTATATAATTACATCAATTAAGGAAAATAAACATAATGGCATGTGTGCAAATACTGTATTTCAGCTTACCGATAATCCGCCGCGAATTGCAGTTTGCGTGAATAAGAACAATTTGACTCACGACTACATAGAGTATAGTGGTGTTATTGCCATTTCGATTTTAGGCCGTGAGCATATGCCAGCAATAAAACATTTTGGACATCGATCAGGGCGTAAATCTGACAAATTTGCCGAGGTTGACTATTTACCGGCAGCTAACGGATGTCCGATCTTACGTGACTGTATCGCTTATCTCGAGGCACAGATCATTCCTGAGAAAACGACAGACGTCGGTACCCATACTTTATTTGTAGCCGATGTAACCTCAGGACGAACTGTACAAAATGAAGAAGAACTCACTTATGCCTATTATCGCCAGAATAGATAA
- the nox1 gene encoding putative NADH oxidase/alkyl hydroperoxidase reductase yields MHDIVIIGGGPAGLTAAVYAARKKLDTVVLTKEFGGQPMWTMDIENYMGYQFITGPELMEKFDEQARRHADNIKYEEVKTITPHADGTFSVISDANTYATKAIIIASGKRPRRLEVPGEVEFTGRGVSYCATCDGPLFTNKTVAVVGGGNSALQAAYELSGVAEKVYLVTRNKYSADPIIIDKLRQAKNVIELLGYISKSVQGNRAVEKFIVAKTDRGEETDLAVQGIFVEIGLKPNTEFVEDLLVLNQRKEIIVDSRCRTNVPGIFAAGDVTDGIDKQIVIAAGDGSKAALIAYEYLLHK; encoded by the coding sequence ATGCATGATATTGTGATCATTGGGGGCGGGCCGGCTGGATTGACGGCAGCTGTGTATGCTGCTCGAAAAAAGTTAGATACAGTAGTGCTTACTAAAGAATTTGGCGGACAGCCCATGTGGACGATGGATATTGAAAATTATATGGGCTATCAGTTTATAACCGGCCCAGAACTAATGGAGAAATTTGATGAACAGGCCAGACGTCACGCCGATAATATAAAGTATGAAGAAGTTAAAACAATAACGCCTCATGCTGATGGTACCTTTAGTGTAATAAGTGATGCTAATACTTATGCAACAAAAGCCATTATTATTGCTTCCGGCAAACGGCCGCGTCGTTTAGAAGTACCTGGGGAAGTTGAGTTTACCGGTCGTGGTGTTAGCTATTGTGCAACCTGCGACGGACCGCTATTTACCAATAAAACAGTAGCTGTTGTCGGTGGTGGAAATTCAGCATTGCAGGCTGCTTATGAATTAAGTGGTGTAGCTGAGAAGGTTTATCTAGTTACCCGCAATAAATATAGTGCTGATCCAATTATTATTGACAAACTGCGCCAAGCAAAGAATGTCATTGAATTGCTTGGCTATATTTCGAAATCAGTACAAGGCAATCGTGCTGTAGAGAAATTTATTGTCGCCAAAACAGACCGTGGTGAAGAAACTGACTTAGCGGTTCAAGGAATTTTTGTTGAAATTGGATTAAAACCAAACACAGAATTCGTTGAAGACCTTTTGGTCTTAAATCAGCGTAAGGAAATCATCGTTGACAGTCGTTGCCGCACCAATGTACCAGGTATTTTTGCAGCAGGCGATGTAACTGATGGCATCGATAAGCAGATTGTTATTGCAGCTGGTGATGGGTCTAAAGCTGCTTTGATTGCCTATGAATATTTACTTCATAAATAA
- a CDS encoding UPF0237 protein → MKIVITIVGQDRVGIIAMVSNILAEKNVNILNINQNIVDGFFNMVMIADMTSGKISLKDLQQLLREKGEEINLDIKVQHEDIFQIMHRI, encoded by the coding sequence ATGAAGATCGTAATTACAATTGTTGGACAAGACCGGGTGGGAATCATTGCAATGGTTAGCAATATCCTGGCAGAGAAGAATGTAAACATCTTAAATATAAACCAAAATATCGTTGATGGGTTTTTCAACATGGTTATGATTGCAGATATGACGTCAGGCAAGATTAGCTTAAAGGATTTACAGCAATTGTTGAGGGAGAAAGGCGAGGAGATTAATTTAGATATTAAAGTCCAACATGAAGATATTTTTCAGATCATGCATCGTATTTAA
- a CDS encoding UPF0210 protein, whose protein sequence is MLTIQDILETNRMIAENKLDVRTITMGISLRDCAHPNIKQFCQNIYDKITRSAEYLVQTGEDIEAEYGIPIINKRISVTPIAIAAESCRTDSYVPVAEALDAAAKAVGVNFIGGFSALVEKGYTPGDKILINSIPQALATTDRVCSSVNLGSTKAGINMDCVREMGEIIKRTAELTRDRDALGCAKLVVFANVPEDNPFMAGAFHGVGEPDKVINVGVSGPGVVKRALEDIKGADFSAVAETIKKTAFKITRVGQLVAQEASRRLGVPFGIIDLSLAPTPAVGDSVAHILEEMGLESCGAPGTTAALALLNDAVKKGGLMASSHVGGLSGAFIPVSEDAGMIAAVECGSLTLEKLEAMTCVCSVGLDMIAVPGDTTAATISGIIADEAAIGMINNKTTAVRIIPVPGKKVGDNVEFGGLLGYSPILKVNKFSSEAFIARGGRIPAPIRSLTN, encoded by the coding sequence ATGTTAACAATACAGGATATTTTAGAAACGAACCGGATGATAGCTGAAAACAAGCTTGATGTGCGGACAATTACCATGGGGATTAGTTTGCGGGATTGTGCTCATCCGAATATCAAACAATTTTGTCAAAATATCTACGATAAGATTACCCGTTCTGCTGAGTATCTTGTTCAAACTGGGGAAGATATCGAAGCTGAATATGGTATTCCAATTATCAACAAACGTATTTCGGTAACCCCGATAGCCATTGCTGCTGAAAGCTGCCGGACTGACAGCTATGTACCTGTAGCTGAGGCACTTGACGCAGCTGCTAAAGCAGTAGGCGTAAATTTTATTGGCGGTTTTTCGGCGTTAGTTGAGAAAGGTTATACTCCAGGTGATAAAATTCTCATTAATTCGATACCGCAAGCTTTAGCAACAACGGATAGAGTATGTTCATCGGTCAATCTTGGCTCAACTAAGGCGGGTATTAATATGGATTGTGTCCGTGAAATGGGTGAGATCATCAAGCGGACAGCTGAATTAACACGAGATCGTGACGCTTTAGGCTGTGCCAAATTAGTAGTTTTTGCAAATGTTCCGGAAGATAATCCTTTTATGGCTGGTGCTTTTCATGGTGTCGGGGAGCCTGACAAAGTCATTAATGTCGGTGTTAGTGGCCCTGGGGTTGTGAAACGGGCATTAGAGGATATTAAGGGAGCTGATTTTAGCGCAGTTGCTGAAACGATTAAGAAAACAGCATTTAAAATTACCCGGGTTGGACAATTAGTGGCGCAGGAGGCTTCACGTCGATTAGGTGTTCCTTTTGGCATTATTGACTTGTCTTTAGCACCAACTCCGGCAGTGGGTGACAGCGTAGCTCATATCCTTGAGGAAATGGGTTTGGAAAGCTGTGGCGCGCCTGGTACTACCGCCGCGCTAGCTTTGCTCAATGATGCTGTGAAAAAGGGCGGGCTGATGGCTTCATCGCATGTTGGCGGACTCAGTGGGGCCTTTATACCAGTCAGTGAAGATGCGGGAATGATTGCTGCTGTCGAATGCGGCAGCTTAACACTTGAAAAGCTGGAAGCTATGACTTGTGTCTGTTCTGTAGGCTTGGATATGATTGCCGTTCCGGGCGACACTACTGCAGCAACCATTTCAGGGATTATTGCGGATGAAGCAGCTATTGGTATGATCAATAACAAAACAACTGCGGTGAGAATTATTCCGGTTCCAGGCAAGAAAGTTGGCGACAATGTTGAGTTTGGTGGTCTGCTTGGCTATAGCCCTATTCTCAAAGTCAATAAATTCAGCTCAGAAGCGTTTATTGCTCGTGGGGGAAGAATACCGGCACCTATTCGGAGCTTGACCAATTAG
- the ntH gene encoding endonuclease III codes for MRITKAIKNQMLEVLAQNYENTTTALNYSTPFELLIAVILSAQCTDTRVNIITARLFAEYNTPAKILELTQSQLEQHIRDCGLFRSKAKNILETCRVLCHEYKGEVPASFEELIKLPGVGRKTANVIISQLFDIPAIAVDTHVFRVSNRLKLAVGETPLEVEQGLMKAIPREKWSEAHHWLIWHGRLVCKARVPACEKCPLANLCPSFNKSS; via the coding sequence ATGCGAATTACAAAGGCTATTAAAAATCAGATGCTGGAAGTGTTGGCTCAAAATTATGAAAACACAACGACTGCACTTAATTATTCTACTCCTTTTGAGCTATTAATTGCTGTTATTCTGTCTGCGCAATGTACCGATACCCGGGTCAATATTATTACGGCACGATTATTTGCTGAATATAATACGCCAGCCAAAATACTTGAGCTTACTCAATCCCAGCTTGAGCAGCATATTCGTGATTGTGGTCTTTTCCGGAGTAAAGCCAAAAATATTCTGGAGACATGCAGAGTCCTATGTCACGAATATAAAGGCGAAGTGCCGGCAAGTTTTGAAGAACTTATCAAGCTTCCTGGAGTTGGCCGTAAGACAGCCAATGTAATCATCAGTCAGCTTTTTGACATTCCAGCCATCGCTGTGGATACTCATGTATTTAGAGTTTCAAATCGGTTAAAGCTGGCAGTAGGGGAGACACCATTAGAAGTAGAACAAGGATTAATGAAAGCAATTCCTCGGGAAAAATGGAGTGAGGCTCACCATTGGCTCATATGGCACGGCCGCTTAGTTTGTAAAGCTCGGGTACCGGCTTGTGAGAAATGCCCTTTAGCGAATTTGTGTCCAAGCTTCAATAAGAGTTCTTAA
- a CDS encoding acetyltransferase gives MIYRKPTFKDVESIHKLINDYADKGLMLPRSRNVLYETLRDMIVAESNNIVVGVGALHLVWEELAEIRAMAIAPEVTKQGVGRNIVESLVVEARELGVKTLFTLTYQPGFFGKLGFNEVAKEELPHKVWKECINCPKFPNCDETAMVRKI, from the coding sequence ATGATTTATCGTAAGCCAACTTTTAAAGATGTAGAATCCATTCATAAGTTAATTAATGATTACGCTGACAAAGGACTTATGTTACCTCGTTCGCGAAATGTTCTTTATGAAACGCTGCGCGATATGATAGTGGCTGAAAGCAATAATATCGTAGTCGGTGTAGGCGCACTTCATTTGGTTTGGGAAGAGCTAGCTGAAATACGGGCCATGGCCATTGCACCGGAAGTCACCAAGCAAGGTGTTGGAAGAAATATTGTTGAATCGCTGGTGGTAGAAGCCAGAGAGCTTGGCGTAAAAACATTATTTACTTTAACTTATCAGCCTGGCTTTTTTGGTAAACTTGGCTTTAATGAGGTTGCTAAAGAAGAACTTCCGCATAAGGTTTGGAAGGAATGTATTAACTGTCCTAAGTTTCCTAATTGTGATGAAACCGCTATGGTAAGAAAAATATAG
- a CDS encoding UPF0173 metal-dependent hydrolase — protein MTCLKFLGHACFQLIHENTSIIFDPFLTDNPFSIAQPQDIQCNYILVSHGHHDHLGDAIQLAKQNDATVIATAEIAGLCGKQGCKTHAMHIGGKHTFDFGYVRITPAFHGAGVEGGHACGFIVNFFGRFIYFAGDTSLFGDMALLGRLEKIDYALLPIGDNYTMGPSDAVEAAALLKPKTVIPMHYNTWPVIAQSPLEYKQAVEQQLSISVHIMNPGETLAI, from the coding sequence ATGACATGCCTGAAATTTCTTGGCCATGCCTGTTTTCAGTTGATTCACGAAAATACGTCCATCATTTTTGATCCCTTTTTAACGGATAACCCCTTTAGCATTGCTCAACCTCAAGATATCCAGTGTAACTACATTCTTGTTTCTCACGGACATCACGACCACTTAGGAGATGCCATTCAGCTAGCAAAGCAAAATGATGCCACAGTCATTGCAACAGCTGAAATAGCTGGGCTATGTGGAAAACAAGGCTGTAAAACCCACGCCATGCATATTGGCGGTAAACATACCTTTGATTTTGGTTATGTTCGCATCACTCCTGCCTTTCATGGAGCCGGAGTAGAAGGTGGTCACGCTTGTGGCTTTATCGTCAATTTCTTCGGTAGATTTATCTACTTTGCAGGCGATACTTCGCTATTTGGCGATATGGCTTTACTTGGACGTTTGGAAAAAATTGATTATGCGCTGCTCCCTATCGGTGACAATTATACCATGGGTCCTAGCGATGCCGTAGAAGCTGCTGCCCTGTTAAAACCAAAAACGGTGATACCGATGCATTACAATACCTGGCCAGTTATTGCCCAATCGCCGCTAGAATATAAGCAAGCCGTTGAGCAACAATTGTCCATTTCGGTACATATTATGAACCCAGGTGAAACATTAGCAATCTGA
- a CDS encoding 3-deoxy-7-phosphoheptulonate synthase yields the protein MIIVMRPKATQNDVDVVTKKLIEAGLQVHLSQGESRTIIGVIGDKKLIAKLPMDVFPGVEKSVSVTESYKLVSREFKQEDTIVNVQGTLVGGPHLGIMAGPCAVESLEQLLEAASIVKAAGAQFLRGGAYKPRTSPYAFQGLEVKGLEMLAEAREKTGLKVVTEVVDSSSVDTVSQYADVLQIGARNMQNFNLLKTVGRTDKAVLLKRGLSATISEWLNAAEYIMSEGNYNVILCERGIRTFETYTRNTLDLSAVAAVKTLSHLPVIVDPSHGTGVWKMVRPMARAAVAAGADGLMIEVHPNPAEALCDGSQSLTPENFHLLMNEIGAISQLMGKSVK from the coding sequence ATGATTATTGTTATGCGACCCAAAGCAACTCAAAACGATGTGGATGTTGTTACGAAAAAACTGATTGAGGCTGGCTTACAAGTTCATTTATCACAAGGAGAATCCCGCACAATTATTGGTGTCATTGGTGATAAGAAACTGATTGCGAAGCTGCCAATGGATGTTTTCCCAGGTGTTGAAAAGTCTGTTTCGGTTACTGAAAGTTATAAACTGGTCAGTCGGGAGTTTAAACAGGAAGATACCATTGTAAATGTTCAAGGCACCCTGGTGGGTGGTCCGCATTTAGGCATTATGGCAGGCCCTTGCGCAGTTGAAAGTCTGGAACAGCTATTAGAAGCTGCCAGTATTGTCAAAGCAGCTGGCGCTCAGTTTTTACGGGGAGGAGCCTATAAGCCAAGAACTTCTCCCTATGCTTTTCAAGGGTTGGAAGTCAAAGGCTTAGAGATGCTTGCTGAAGCCCGTGAAAAAACAGGTTTAAAAGTTGTAACCGAAGTCGTTGACTCCTCTTCTGTCGATACTGTCAGTCAATATGCTGATGTTTTACAGATTGGTGCCAGAAACATGCAAAATTTCAACTTATTAAAAACCGTGGGCAGAACCGATAAAGCGGTCCTGTTAAAACGCGGCTTATCGGCTACCATTAGCGAATGGTTAAATGCTGCAGAATACATTATGAGTGAAGGGAATTACAATGTCATTTTGTGTGAGCGCGGTATTCGCACCTTTGAAACTTATACCCGTAACACCTTAGATTTAAGTGCAGTGGCAGCTGTCAAAACGCTGAGTCACTTGCCGGTCATTGTAGATCCTAGCCACGGAACAGGAGTCTGGAAAATGGTGAGGCCGATGGCTAGAGCAGCCGTTGCCGCTGGTGCTGACGGGTTAATGATTGAGGTTCATCCAAATCCTGCAGAGGCGTTATGTGATGGCAGTCAATCATTGACACCAGAGAACTTCCATTTGCTAATGAACGAGATTGGCGCAATTTCGCAGCTTATGGGAAAAAGTGTGAAATGA
- the tyrA gene encoding prephenate dehydrogenase, giving the protein MKNLKVTIIGLGLIGGSLGLAIKNHYGLNVTITGVDSNQETIQYALAHRIVDQCTHEYGTAIGQADIIFLCTPVLQIVPVVQQILPYLKSGTIITDVGSTKRYLCDQLTALLPADVHYVAGHPMAGSEQSGITAADKDLFKNKWYIIIPETSRSMAAVQTIRTLLACTGAQLTDMELAQHDHCAAVISHVPHVAAAALVHLIGLRPDDLENNLKLAGGGFRDTTRIASSNADMWADICMTNSEDIINSLSNLQSIIDQVITAIQQENRQAVHGFFSTAKLRRDALLSASLSPNER; this is encoded by the coding sequence ATGAAAAATCTAAAAGTTACTATAATTGGACTAGGGTTAATTGGCGGGTCACTTGGTCTGGCGATTAAAAATCATTATGGCTTAAATGTAACGATTACCGGAGTAGATAGTAACCAGGAAACAATCCAGTATGCGCTTGCACATCGTATTGTTGATCAGTGTACTCATGAGTATGGCACGGCAATAGGTCAGGCTGATATTATCTTCTTATGTACTCCTGTATTGCAAATTGTACCAGTTGTACAACAAATACTGCCTTATTTGAAATCAGGTACAATTATCACTGATGTGGGAAGCACCAAAAGATATTTATGTGACCAGTTAACAGCATTATTACCAGCAGATGTTCATTATGTTGCCGGTCATCCGATGGCCGGCAGTGAACAGAGCGGGATCACGGCAGCTGATAAAGATTTATTCAAAAACAAGTGGTACATTATTATTCCTGAGACTTCTCGTTCCATGGCGGCAGTTCAGACAATCCGTACTTTATTGGCTTGTACAGGAGCTCAGCTAACTGACATGGAATTAGCGCAGCATGATCATTGTGCGGCAGTAATCAGCCATGTGCCCCATGTAGCGGCAGCTGCCCTGGTGCATTTAATCGGCTTAAGACCTGATGATCTTGAGAATAACTTGAAATTGGCTGGAGGCGGATTTCGTGATACCACGCGTATCGCTTCTTCAAATGCCGATATGTGGGCCGATATTTGCATGACAAACTCGGAGGATATTATTAATAGCCTAAGTAATTTACAATCTATTATTGACCAGGTCATTACGGCAATTCAACAAGAAAATCGTCAGGCAGTCCATGGATTTTTCAGTACGGCTAAGCTGCGCCGCGACGCATTACTCAGCGCGTCACTTTCTCCCAATGAGCGTTGA
- a CDS encoding arylesterase, with product MKRITTVVLVLIILIYGIEKSDLTRLSQFKPMIGIATEANEYILTWTKAPYPAYYEVEVLTTAPKNNEYRAAATERIVSYRTWNNRLTLDQSFPFKTYWRVSAHGLFSHPLGIYSDYINLAQVTGATAEDFSKYKPTATSPYPNHAPASSQPMLTWTVIPGAVYYEIELLSAPPENPNGILPSEHQVFSSKEVFTNGYNADLSNYPGSFLYWRVRALDNNDNPVGVFSDAAELFINHSLNTTLKPFPNCWFNIANMATPLYPVYSWIPIIGAEHYEVEILSQAPENPNGTTPSVYRIWSKEVTHALDCYDEIARIIPGTYFWRVRAFDGLGTPIGVFSDAMPFQVDLSKGNYAATFGDSITHGGGAISYSPADWEYSFQSYLNFPTVNLGKSGDTAATMLARFDHDVLPYRPKFLIILGGTNSLRGGVPASEVISDLASIRDKCLANGIRPIFLTLPPINPAAIDRTFKEDTAANWHAEFDTVNRFIRQQRYFIDLEPYFVDVNRELADHYAIDGLHPDIEGKKLMAHIINAHWEKVTR from the coding sequence TTGAAGCGTATTACCACTGTCGTGTTAGTCCTGATTATATTAATCTACGGGATCGAAAAAAGTGATCTAACCAGATTAAGCCAGTTTAAGCCAATGATCGGGATAGCAACTGAAGCAAATGAATACATTCTAACCTGGACTAAGGCGCCATACCCTGCTTACTATGAAGTAGAAGTCTTAACGACAGCACCTAAAAACAATGAATATAGGGCAGCAGCAACCGAGCGTATTGTCAGTTATCGAACCTGGAATAATCGCCTGACTCTGGATCAAAGCTTTCCCTTTAAAACCTATTGGCGTGTCTCCGCCCATGGTCTTTTCAGCCATCCATTGGGAATTTACTCAGATTACATCAATTTAGCCCAGGTAACTGGAGCAACTGCTGAAGACTTTTCTAAATATAAGCCAACAGCAACCTCACCCTATCCAAATCATGCACCTGCCTCAAGTCAGCCAATGCTTACCTGGACTGTCATTCCTGGTGCTGTCTATTACGAAATTGAACTATTAAGTGCACCACCGGAAAATCCAAATGGTATTCTGCCATCAGAACATCAAGTTTTCAGCTCTAAAGAAGTTTTTACGAATGGCTACAACGCAGATTTATCAAATTACCCAGGCAGTTTTTTATATTGGCGAGTACGTGCTCTTGATAACAACGATAATCCAGTTGGTGTGTTTTCGGATGCGGCAGAACTGTTTATTAACCATTCTTTAAACACAACACTAAAACCGTTTCCAAATTGCTGGTTCAATATAGCGAACATGGCAACACCGCTTTATCCTGTATATTCCTGGATTCCAATTATCGGCGCAGAGCACTACGAAGTCGAAATTCTGAGTCAGGCTCCGGAAAATCCTAACGGTACGACACCATCGGTCTATCGAATTTGGAGCAAAGAAGTAACCCACGCTTTAGACTGTTATGATGAGATCGCACGGATTATCCCAGGAACCTATTTTTGGCGGGTACGTGCTTTTGATGGATTGGGTACCCCCATTGGCGTATTCTCTGATGCTATGCCTTTTCAGGTTGATCTCAGCAAAGGAAACTATGCTGCAACTTTTGGTGATAGTATTACACATGGCGGCGGAGCAATTTCCTATTCACCAGCGGATTGGGAATACAGCTTCCAGTCCTACCTTAACTTTCCGACCGTCAATTTAGGTAAAAGCGGTGACACCGCAGCAACCATGTTAGCGCGTTTTGACCATGATGTTCTCCCCTATAGACCAAAATTTCTTATTATCTTAGGCGGTACAAACAGTCTTCGCGGTGGTGTCCCGGCTAGTGAAGTTATTAGTGATTTAGCAAGTATTCGCGATAAATGTCTGGCTAATGGCATCAGACCGATTTTTCTGACATTACCGCCTATTAACCCGGCAGCCATTGACCGTACCTTTAAAGAAGACACTGCAGCAAACTGGCATGCTGAGTTTGACACTGTAAATCGTTTTATTCGCCAACAACGCTACTTTATCGACCTAGAGCCCTACTTTGTTGATGTCAACCGTGAACTAGCTGACCATTACGCCATCGATGGACTTCATCCTGATATTGAAGGTAAAAAATTAATGGCTCATATTATCAACGCTCATTGGGAGAAAGTGACGCGCTGA
- the eutD gene encoding phosphotransacetylase yields the protein MSFIAGMKQKAKSVKKKIILPEATDIRVLTAASAAAQEGLADIILVGNKAGILQTAGSIDLSQVTIVDVETAEKREEYITRFYELRKSKGLTIEQARELLTDPVYFGIMMIKQNDADGMVSGAIHSTADTLRPVLQIIKTAPGTSLVSSFFIMEVPQCDYGHEGVFLFSDCALNENPNAEQLAEIAIASAHTMKNLLGIEPIVAMLSYSTYGSANSVLTEKVRQATLLAQQKAPDLRIDGELQVDAALVAATAQLKAPKSSVAGQANVLIFPDLNAGNIGYKLTERLGKAQAYGPITQGLAKPINDLSRGCKAEDIIGVIALTAIQAQAQDNP from the coding sequence GTGAGTTTTATTGCAGGGATGAAGCAAAAAGCAAAGTCAGTAAAAAAGAAAATTATTTTACCGGAGGCGACTGATATCAGGGTGTTAACAGCCGCCAGTGCTGCAGCTCAGGAAGGTCTGGCAGACATTATTTTAGTTGGTAATAAAGCGGGGATTTTACAGACAGCAGGCAGCATTGACCTATCGCAGGTGACTATCGTGGACGTTGAAACAGCCGAGAAGCGTGAAGAATATATTACCCGATTTTATGAATTAAGAAAATCCAAAGGGCTTACTATCGAGCAAGCTCGTGAATTATTAACCGATCCAGTATATTTTGGAATTATGATGATCAAACAGAATGATGCAGATGGCATGGTTTCCGGTGCTATTCATTCAACAGCAGATACCTTAAGGCCTGTGTTGCAAATTATTAAGACAGCGCCAGGTACAAGCTTAGTGTCTTCTTTCTTTATTATGGAAGTTCCGCAATGTGACTATGGACATGAGGGCGTGTTCTTGTTTTCGGACTGTGCTCTCAATGAAAATCCGAATGCTGAGCAGCTTGCAGAAATTGCAATTGCTTCAGCACACACGATGAAAAACTTGCTGGGTATTGAGCCCATTGTTGCCATGTTATCTTATTCTACCTATGGCAGCGCAAACAGCGTGCTTACCGAGAAAGTGCGGCAGGCTACTTTACTGGCACAACAAAAAGCACCTGATTTACGGATTGATGGTGAATTACAGGTCGATGCAGCCTTGGTTGCAGCCACAGCTCAATTAAAAGCACCCAAGAGTTCAGTAGCTGGACAAGCCAATGTGTTGATATTCCCTGATCTAAATGCAGGTAATATTGGCTACAAGCTTACTGAGCGGCTGGGTAAAGCGCAAGCTTATGGGCCGATTACCCAGGGCTTGGCAAAGCCAATAAACGATTTGTCACGAGGCTGTAAAGCTGAAGATATTATTGGTGTTATTGCACTTACTGCGATTCAAGCTCAGGCACAAGACAATCCGTGA